Proteins encoded by one window of Ictidomys tridecemlineatus isolate mIctTri1 chromosome 7, mIctTri1.hap1, whole genome shotgun sequence:
- the Speg gene encoding striated muscle preferentially expressed protein kinase isoform X14 produces the protein MIGGSTSPFSSPITSDEEYLSPPEEFPEPGETWPGTPTMQLSPSQNHRSSDAGSKAPPTFKVSLMDQSVREGQDVIMSIRVQGEPKPVVSWLRNRQPVRPDQRRFAEEAEGGLCRLRILAAERGDAGFYTCKAVNEYGARQCEARLEVRAHPESRSLAVLAPLQDVNVGAGEMALFECLVAGPADVEVDWLCRGRLLQPALLKCKMHFDGRKCKLLLTSVHEDDSGVYTCKLSTAKDELTCSARLTVRPSLAPLFTRLLEDVEVLEGRAARFDCKISGTPPPSVTWTHFGHPVEESENLRLRQEGGLHSLHIAHVGSEDEGLYAVSATNTHGQANCSAQLYVEEPRTAASSPSSKLEKMPSIPEEPEQGELERLSIPDFLRPLQDLEVGLAKEAMLECQVTGLPYPTISWFHNGHRIQSSDDRRMTQYRDVHHLVFPAVGPQHAGVYKSVIANKLGKAACYAHLYVTDVVPGPPDGAPQVVAVTGRMVTLTWNPPRSLDMAIDPDSLTYTVQHQVLGSDQWTALATGLREPRWAATGLRKGLQHVFRVLSTTGKSSSKPSPPSEPTQLLEHGPPLEEAPAVLDKPDIVYVVEGQPAHVTITFNHVEAQVVWRSCRGALLEARTGVYELSQPDDDQYSLRICRVSRRDVGSLTCTARNRHGTQACSVTLELAEAPRFESIMEDVEVGAGETARFAVVVEGKPLPDITWYKDEVLLAESNHVSFVYEENECSLVVLSTGTQDGGVYTCTARNLAGEVSCKAELAVHSAQTAMEVEGVGEDGEHRGRRLSDFYDIHQEIGRGAFSYLRRVVERSSGLEFAAKFIPSQAKPKASARREARLLARLQHDCIVYFHEAFERRRGLVIVTELCTEELLERMARKPTVCESEIRAYMRQVLEGICYLHQSQVLHLDVKPENLLVWDGADGEEQVRICDFGNAQELTPGEPQYCQYGTPEFVAPEIVNQSPVSGVTDIWPVGVIAFLCLTGISPFVGENDRTTLMNIRNYNVAFEETTFLSLSREARGFLIKVLVQDQMRPTAEETLEHPWFKTQAKGAEVSTDHLKLFLSRRRWQRSQISYKCHLVLRPIPELLRAPPERVWVAMPRRTPPSGGLSSSSDSEEEELEELPTVPRPLQPEFSGSRVSLTDIPTEDEALGTPEAGAATPMDWQELGRAPSQDQEVPSPQALPSPGQEPPAGSSPRRGELRRGSSAESALPRAGPREPGRGLHKAASVELPQRRSPSPGATRLARGGLGEGEYAQRLQALRQRLLRGGPEDGKVSGLRGPLLESLGGRARDPRMARAASSEAAPHHQPPPETRGLQKSSSFSQGEAEPRGRHRRAGAPLEIPVARLGARRLQESPSLSALSEAQPPSPARPSVPKPSIPKPKEPATATPGGSPQPSAPLPTPEKAPEPTPEPGRASRPAQLPVALQTPALPLTPYAQIMQSLQLAGHSQPLQSPPSPSSEPKPHAAVFARVASPPPGVPEKRLPSPRAPPVLVEKARVPTVPPRPGSSLSSSIENLESEAVFEAKFKRSRESPLSRGLRLLSRSRSEERGPFRGAEDEDGMYRPSPAGTPLELVRRPERSRSVQDLRAVGEPGLVRRLSLSLSQKLRRTPPSQRHPAWEARGGDGESSEGGSSARGSPVLAVRRRLSSTLERLSSRLQRSGSSEDSGGASGRSTPLFGRLRRATSEGESLRRLGIPHNQLASQAGATTPSAESLGSEASATSGSSAPGESRSRLRWGFSRTRKDKGLSQPNLSASIQEDLGHQYVPSESDFPPVFHIKLKDQVLLEGEAATLLCLPAACPAPRISWMKDKQSLQSEPSVVIVSCKDGRQLLSIPRVGKRHAGLYECSATNVLGSITSSCTVAVARVPGKLAPPEVPQTYQDTALVLWKPGDSRAPCTYTLERRVDGESTWHPVSSGIPDCYYNVTHLPIGVTVRFRVACANRAGQGPFSNPSEKVLVRGTQDSSARPSAAHQDAPVTSGPARAQPPDSPTSLTLTPAPPAPQSASFSPSAPLTPPSQAWSSLKAVGPPPQTPPRKHRGLQATQQPEPTLPSAQVTLSEPKSFVPDTGTGTPTSTPQAVKPASSSTPLYMVTSFVSAPPAPEPPAPEPPPELTKVTVRSLSPGKEVVSSPGGGPPRSPTPEGTTLRQGLPQKPYTFLEEKARGRFGVVRACRENATGRTFVAKIVPYAAEGKRQVLQEYEVLRTLHHERLMSLHEAYITPRYLVLIAESCGNRELLCGLSDRFRYSEDDVATYVVQLLQGLDYLHGRHVLHLDIKPDNLLLAPDNTLKIVDFGSAQPYNPQALRPLGHRTGTLEFMAPEMVKGEPIGSATDIWGAGVLTYIMLSGHSPFYEPDPKETEARIVGGRFDAFQLYPNTSQSATLFLRKVLSVHPWSRPSLQDCLAHPWLQDAYLMKLRRQTLTFTTNRLKEFLGEQRRRRAEAATHHKVLLRSYPGSP, from the exons ATGATTG GTGGGTCCACATCCCCTTTCAGCAGTCCCATCACTTCTGACGAGGAGTACCTCAGTCCCCCAGAGGAGTTCCCAGAGCCTGGGGAGACCTGGCCCGGAACCCCCACCATGCAGCTCAGCCCCAGCCAGAACCACCGTTCTTCTGACGCTGGCTCCAAGGCACCCCCCACCTTCAAG GTCTCACTCATGGACCAGTCAGTACGAGAAGGCCAAGATGTCATCATGAGCATCCGTGTGCAGGGGGAGCCAAAGCCTGTGGTCTCCTG GCTAAGAAACCGCCAGCCTGTGCGCCCAGACCAGAGACGCTTTgcagaggaggctgagggagggctGTGCCGGCTGCGGATCCTGGCGGCCGAGCGGGGCGACGCTGGCTTCTACACCTGCAAAGCCGTCAATGAGTATGGCGCCCGGCAGTGTGAGGCCCGCCTGGAGGTCCGAG CACACCCTGAAAGCCGGTCCCTGGCCGTGCTGGCCCCCCTGCAGGACGTGAACGTGGGGGCCGGGGAGATGGCGCTGTTTGAGTGCCTGGTGGCAGGTCCTGCCGACGTGGAGGTGGACTGGCTGTGCCGTGGCCGCCTGCTGCAGCCTGCCCTGCTCAAATGCAAGATGCATTTCGATGGCCGCAAATGCAAGCTGCTGCTCACCTCTGTTCATGAGGACGACAGTGGTGTCTACACTTGCAAGCTCAGCACAGCCAAAG ATGAACTGACCTGCAGCGCCCGGCTGACCGTGCGGCCCTCACTGGCGCCCCTGTTCACCCGGCTGCTGGAAGACGTGGAGGTGCTAGAGGGCCGTGCTGCCCGCTTCGACTGCAAGATCAGCGGCACCCCACCACCGTCCGTTACCTGGACTCACTTTG GTCACCCTGTAGAGGAGAGTGAGAACTTGCGGCTGCGGCAGGAAGGAGGTCTGCACTCACTGCACATCGCCCATGTGGGCAGCGAGGATGAAGGGCTCTATGCAGTCAGTGCGACCAACACCCACGGCCAGGCTAACTGCTCGGCCCAGCTGTATGTGGAGGAGCCTCGGACAGCCGCCTCAAGCCCCAG CTCAAAGCTGGAGAAGATGCCGTCCATCCCTGAGGAGCCGGAACAGGGCGAGCTGGAGCGGCTGTCCATTCCTGACTTCCTGCGGCCACTGCAGGACCTGGAAGTGGGACTGGCCAAGGAGGCCATGCTAGAGTGCCAGGTGACTGGCCTGCCCTACCCCACCATCAGCTGGTTCCACAATGGCCACCGCATCCAGAGCAGTGACGACCGGCGCATGACACAGT ACAGGGATGTACATCACCTGGTGTTCCCTGCGGTGGGACCTCAGCATGCTGGCGTCTACAAGAGTGTCATCGCTAACAAGCTGGGCAAAGCTGCCTGCTATGCCCACCTCTATGTCACAG ATGTGGTTCCAGGTCCCCCAGATGGTGCCCCGCAGGTGGTGGCTGTGACGGGGAGGATGGTCACACTCACATGGAACCCCCCCAGGAGCCTGGACATGGCCATCG ACCCAGACTCCCTGACATACACGGTGCAGCACCAGGTGCTGGGCTCAGACCAGTGGACAGCGCTGGCCACAGGTCTGCGGGAGCCCAGGTGGGCGGCCACAGGGCTGCGGAAGGGGCTCCAGCATGTCTTCCGGGTCCTCAGCACCACCGGCAAGAGCAGCAGCAAGCCCTCACCCCCATCGGAGCCCACACAGCTGCTGGAGCATG GCCCACCCCTGGAGGAGGCCCCTGCTGTGCTGGACAAACCAGACATCGTGTATGTGGTAGAGGGACAGCCTGCCCATGTCACCATCACCTTCAACCATGTGGAGGCCCAGGTCGTCTGGAGGAG CTGCCGAGGGGCCCTCCTGGAGGCACGGACAGGTGTGTATGAGCTGAGCCAGCCGGATGATGACCAGTACTCTCTTCGGATCTGTCGGGTGAGCCGCCGGGACGTGGGGTCACTCACCTGTACTGCCCGCAACCGCCATGGCACACAGGCCTGCTCGGTCACACTGGAGCTGGCAG AGGCTCCCCGGTTTGAGTCCATCATGGAGGATGTGGAGGTTGGGGCTGGAGAAACTGCTCGCTTTGCTGTGGTGGTTGAGGGGAAACCTCTGCCAGACATCACATGGTACAAG GACGAGGTGCTGCTGGCTGAGAGCAACCATGTGAGCTTTGTATATGAAGAGAACGAGTGTTCCTTGGTGGTGCTCAGCACGGGGACCCAGGATGGGGGCGTCTACACCTGTACTGCCCGGAACCTGGCGGGGGAAGTCTCCTGCAAAGCAGAGTTGGCTGTGCACTCTG CTCAGACAGCTATGGAGGTCGAGGGGGTCGGGGAGGATGGAGAACATCGAGGAAGGAGACTCAGTGACTTTTATGACATTCACCAGGAGATTGGCAG GGGTGCCTTCTCCTACCTGCGGCGTGTGGTGGAACGCAGCTCTGGCCTGGAGTTTGCGGCCAAGTTCATCCCCAGCCAGGCAAAGCCCAAGGCATCAGCCCGGCGGGAAGCCCGGCTGCTGGCCCGGCTTCAGCACGATTGCATCGTCTACTTCCATGAGGCCTTCGAAAGGCGCCGGGGACTGGTCATtgtcactgagct CTGTACAGAGGAGCTGCTGGAGAGAATGGCCAGGAAACCCACCGTGTGTGAGTCTGAG ATCCGGGCCTACATGCGCCAGGTACTAGAGGGAATATGCTACCTGCATCAGAGCCAGGTGCTGCACCTCGATgtcaag CCTGAGAACCTGCTGGTGTGGGACGGTGCAGACGGCGAAGAGCAGGTGCGCATCTGTGATTTTGGGAATGCCCAGGAGCTGACTCCAGGAGAGCCCCAGTACTGCCAGTATGGCACACCTGAGTTCGTAGCTCCCGAGATCGTCAACCAGAGCCCTGTGTCTGGAGTCACTGACATCTG GCCTGTGGGCGTCATTGCCTTCCTTTG TCTGACCGGAATCTCCCCGTTTGTTGGAGAGAACGATCGGACAACACTGATGAACATCCGAAACTACAATGTGGCCTTTGAGGAGACCACATTCCTGAGCTTGAGCAGAGAGGCCCGGGGCTTCCTCATCAAAGTGCTGGTGCAGGACCAGAT GAGACCTACTGCAGAGGAGACTCTAGAACATCCTTGGTTCAAA ACACAGGCAAAGGGAGCCGAGGTGAGCACAGATCACCTGAAGCTCTTCCTGTCACGTCGGAGGTGGCAG CGCTCACAGATCAGTTACAAATGCCACCTGGTGCTGCGCCCCATCCCAGAGTTGCTGCGGGCGCCCCCAGAGAGGGTGTGGGTGGCCATGCCCAGAAGAACACCCCCCAGTGGGGGGCTCTCATCCTCCTCGGACTCGGAAGAGGAAGAGCTGGAGGAGTTGCCCACTGTTCCCCGCCCCCTGCAGCCGGAGTTCTCTGGCTCCAGGGTGTCCCTCACAGACATTCCCACTGAGGATGAGGCCCTGGGAACCCCAGAGGCTGGTGCTGCCACTCCCATGGATTGGCAAGAGCTGGGAAGGGCTCCCTCTCAGGACCAGGAGGTTCCCAGCCCCCaggccctcccctctccaggccAGGAGCCCCCAGCTGGGTCCAGTCCCAGGCGGGGAGAGCTCCGCAGGGGTAGCTCCGCTGAGAGCGCCCTGCCCCGGGCTGGGCCGCGGGAGCCGGGCCGGGGCCTGCACAAGGCGGCGTCTGTGGAGCTGCCGCAGCGCAGGAGCCCCAGCCCGGGAGCCACCCGCCTGGCCCGGGGAGGCCTGGGCGAGGGCGAGTACGCCCAGAGGCTGCAGGCGCTGCGTCAGCGGCTGCTACGAGGAGGTCCGGAGGATGGCAAGGTCAGCGGCCTCAGGGGCCCCCTGCTGGAAAGCCTGGGAGGCCGTGCCCGCGACCCCCGAATGGCGCGGGCTGCCTCCAGCGAGGCAGCGCCACACCACCAGCCGCCACCCGAGACGCGGGGCCTGCAAAAGAGCAGCAGCTTCTCGCAGGGAGAGGCGGAGCCTCGGGGGCGGCACCGCCGCGCCGGGGCACCCCTCGAAATCCCTGTAGCCAGACTTGGGGCCCGCAGGCTACAGGAGTCTCCCTCCTTGTCTGCCCTCAGCGAGGCCCAGCCGCCCAGCCCCGCGCGTCCCAGCGTTCCCAAACCTAGTATCCCCAAACCTAAGGAACCCGCTACTGCCACGCCAGGTGGTTCTCCCCAGCCCTCCGCACCCCTGCCTACCCCCGAGAAGGCCCCAGAGCCCACGCCAGAACCAGGCCGAGCCTCCAGGCCGGCACAGCTCCCCGTGGCTCTGCAAACCCCAGCGCTGCCCCTCACGCCCTATGCCCAGATCATGCAGTCGCTCCAGCTGGCCGGTCACTCCCAGCCCTTACAGAGCCCCCCATCGCCCTCGTCAGAGCCCAAGCCCCACGCGGCCGTATTCGCCAGGGTGGCCTCCCCGCCTCCAGGAGTCCCAGAGAAGCGCTTGCCTTCACCCAGGGCTCCCCCAGTGCTAGTCGAGAAAGCCAGGGTCCCCACGGTACCCCCCAGGCCAGGCAGCAGCCTTAGCAGCAGCATTGAGAACCTAGAGTCAGAGGCGGTGTTCGAAGCCAAGTTCAAGCGCAGCCGCGAATCGCCCCTGTCGCGGGGCCTGCGGCTACTGAGCCGGTCGCGTTCAGAGGAGCGTGGTCCCTTCCGCGGGGCCGAGGACGAGGATGGCATGTACCGGCCCAGCCCGGCGGGAACCCCGCTGGAACTGGTGAGACGGCCAGAACGCTCGCGCTCCGTGCAGGACCTGAGGGCTGTCGGGGAGCCGGGCCTCGTCCGCCGGCTCTCACTGTCGCTGTCCCAGAAGCTGCGGCGGACTCCACCCTCACAGCGCCACCCGGCCTGGGAGGCTCGAGGCGGAGACGGGGAGAGCTCAGAGGGCGGCAGCTCAGCGCGGGGCTCCCCGGTCCTGGCGGTGCGCAGGAGGCTCAGCTCCACGCTGGAGCGGCTGTCCAGCAGGTTACAGCGCAGCGGCAGCAGCGAGGACTCCGGGGGCGCCTCGGGCCGCAGCACGCCGCTGTTTGGACGTCTGCGCAGGGCCACCTCCGAAGGCGAGAGTCTGCGACGCCTTGGCATCCCACACAACCAACTGGCCTCTCAGGCCGGTGCCACTACTCCTTCCGCCGAGTCCCTGGGCTCTGAGGCCAGCGCCACCTCGGGCTCCTCAG CTCCAGGGGAAAGCCGAAGCCGGCTCCGCTGGGGCTTCTCACGGACGCGGAAGGACAAGGGCTTATCACAGCCAAACCTCTCTGCCAGCATCCAAGAGGACTTGGGTCACCAGTATGTGCCCAGTGAGTCAG ACTTCCCCCCAGTCTTCCACATCAAACTCAAGGACCAGGTGCTGCTGGAGGGGGAGGCAGCCACCCTGCTCTGCCTGCCAGCTGCCTGTCCTGCTCCCCGAATCTCCTGGATGAAAG ACAAGCAGTCCCTTCAGTCAGAGCCTTCGGTGGTCATTGTGTCCTGCAAAGATGGAAGGCAGCTGCTGAGCATCCCCCGGGTGGGCAAGCGACATGCCGGGCTGTATGAGTGCTCAGCCACCAATGTCCTAGGCAGCATCACCAGCTCCTGTACTGTGGCTGTGGCCC GTGTCCCAGGAAAACTAGCTCCTCCGGAGGTGCCCCAGACCTATCAGGACACGGCACTGGTGCTGTGGAAGCCGGGAGACAGCCGGGCTCCTTGCACGTACACACTGGAGCGGCGGGTGGATG GGGAGTCTACCTGGCACCCCGTGAGCTCAGGCATCCCTGATTGTTACTACAACGTGACACATCTGCCCATTGGTGTAACTGTGAGGTTCCGCGTGGCCTGTGCCAACCGTGCTGGACAGGGGCCCTTCAGCAACCCTTCTGAGAAGGTCCTCGTCAGGGGCACTCAAG aTTCTTCAGCTCGACCATCTGCTGCTCACCAAGATGCCCCTGTTACCTCAGGGCCAGCCAGGGCCCAGCCTCCTGACTCTCCTACCTCACTGACCCTGAccccagctcccccagccccccagtcAGCCTCTTTCAGCCCCTCAGCCCCTCTCACGCCCCCCAGCCAGGCCTGGTCATCACTCAAGGCTGTGGGTCCACCACCCCAAACCCCCCCACGAAAGCACAGGGGCCTGCAGGCCACTCAGCAACCAGAGCCCACCCTACCCAGTGCCCAGGTCACCCTAAGTGAGCCCAAGTCTTTTGTTCCTGACACTGGGACAGGGACTCCAACCTCCACCCCTCAAGCAGTTAAACCAGCGTCTTCCTCCACTCCCCTGTATATGGTGACTTCCTTTGTGTCTGCACCCCCAGCCCCCGAGCCCCCAGCCCCTGAGCCCCCTCCTGAGCTCACCAAGGTGACTGTGCGGAGCCTCAGCCCAGGCAAAGAGGTGGTCAGCTCCCCTGGGGGCGGCCCCCCCAGGTCCCCCACACCAGAGGGCACTActctgagacagggcctccctcaGAAACCCTACACCTTCCTGGAAGAAAAAGCCAG GGGCCGCTTTGGTGTCGTGCGAGCATGCCGGGAGAATGCCACAGGCCGTACATTTGTGGCCAAGATTGTGCCATATGCAGCAGAGGGCAAACGGCAAGTCCTGCAGGAATACGAAGTGCTCCGGACACTGCACCACGAGCGGCTTATGTCCCTGCATGAGGCCTACATCACCCCTCGGTACCTTGTGCTCATTGCTGAGAGCTGCGGCAACCGGGAACTCCTCTGTGGGCTCAGTGACAG GTTCCGGTATTCTGAAGATGACGTGGCCACCTATGTGGTGCAGCTGCTACAAGGTCTGGACTATCTCCATGGCCGCCACGTGTTACACCTGGACATCAAGCCGGACAATCTGCTGCTGGCCCCTGACAACACCCTCAAGATTGTGGACTTTGGCAGCGCCCAACCCTATAACCCCCAGGCCCTGCGACCCCTTGGCCACCGCACGGGCACGCTGGAGTTCATGG CTCCTGAGATGGTGAAGGGAGAACCCATTGGCTCTGCCACAGATATCTGGGGAGCAGGTGTGCTCACCTACATCAT GCTCAGTGGACACTCTCCATTCTATGAGCCAGACCCCAAAGAAACAGAGGCTCGGATTGTGGGGGGCCGTTTTGATGCCTTCCAGCTATACCCCAACACATCCCAGAGTGCCACCCTCTTCTTGCGAAAGGTTCTCTCAGTACATCCCTG GAGCCGGCCTTCCCTGCAGGACTGCCTGGCCCACCCGTGGCTGCAGGATGCCTATCTGATGAAGCTGCGCCGCCAGACACTCACCTTTACCACCAACCGACTCAAGGAGTTTCTGGGTGAGCAGCGGCGCCGCAGGGCTGAGGCCGCCACCCACCACAAGGTGCTGCTCCGTTCCTACCCTGGCAGCCCCTAG